Within the Thermosynechococcaceae cyanobacterium Okahandja genome, the region GTGCTGATAGTCCCCCTAATGAATGAACGCCCTGAGAGCTTCTTATCGTTTTCTATATTTATTATCTGATAACAGTCATTCAGATGAAATAGACTGTTATACATTGCAAGAAATTGGTAAATTTTTATCAACTTTCCTTCCTAGGGCAGATCAGCACCCAGAATAGAACTAGGAGGTGCCTTGGTTGCTTTGGCCGTAGCAAGAACAGGTACTCATTTGCTTAATAACGTGCTTAATAACGCATGTTAAAAAACAGCATGACCTGTCGGCTAGCCAAAAATGTCATCTGTGCTATTGCGAGGTCATTATGGAACGTTACCAGCCTAATCCAACCCCATTGACGGCGGCAGACAAAGTCGAGCTAGAGCGACTCAAAGCAATTCTTGAGCGGGCGATCGCCGATGGGGTACTCACGGCGGAGGAAATGGCTCAGATCAAGCGTCAAATTAGAGCCGATGGCAAGGTCACGTTTGAAGAGCTAGAACTCTATCGTCAGTTTGTGCAAGAGAAAGTTCGCCAAGGTTTGTTAGTGCGGGAAATTATTTGACCTAGGGCAATCCCTAGCGCTGACCCGCAGCTACCGCCAAGGCCCCCCAAACGTTATGGTAGGGTGAGGGTGAGTGGGGGGTAGGGTAATGCCTAAATACAACGATGGTGGGTCATTTGGTGGCATGGAAGAGAGTGGCGCGTCCCTCTCCCTTGCCCAACAGGTTGCCCAAATGGTGGTGGTGCGGGTGAGTGGCTACCGCTACGATCGCCAAATTCAATATCCAGCATGGGAACCGGATGCTGCCACGCTCAAAACATGGATTCAGGATTTGGGGGTGGGGGGAGTCATTTTGTTGGGGGGCAGCGCCATTGAGGTGGCTGAACGCTGTCGTCAACTGCAAGCATGGGCCTCTCTGCCCCTGTTGCTCGCGGCAGATATTGAGGAAGGGGTGGGTCAGCGCTTTAGCGGCGCAACGGAATTTCCACCGCCCGCTGCCCTAGGCGCGATTGCCCAGCGGGATCTCAACCGTGCCATTGATCTAGCAGCGGCCATGGGAGCCTATACCGCTGCGGAAGCCCTTGCCTTGGGTTTGAATTGGGTTCTAGCACCTGTTGTGGATGTGAACAATAACCCGGCCAATCCGGTGATTAATGTGCGCGCCTTTGGCGAAACTCCGGCAGTGGTGGGTGCCCTTGCTCAGGCCTTTATTCGCGGTGCCCGGCAGTACCCGGTACTGACAGCCGCCAAGCATTTTCCGGGGCATGGGGATACGGCGGTTGACTCCCATTTGGAACTGCCCGTGCTGCCCCACGATCGCGATCGCCTCGAAGCCATTGAGTGGCCCCCCTTTACCGCCGCCATTGCTGCCGGGGTAGAGAGCGTCATGAGCGCCCATGTGCTGCTGCCCGCCTTGGATAACACCTATCCCGCCACCCTCTCCGCCCCCATTTTGACAGGGATTTTACGGGACGCAATGGGATTTGAGGGCTTAATTGTTACCGATGCCCTAGTGATGGGAGCGATCGCCAACACCTACGGCACCGCAGAAGCAGCCGTCAAAGCCGTAGAGGCGGGTGCCGATATTTTACTGATGCCCCTAGACCCCCCAGCCGCCATTGAGGCAGTGGTTGCTGCCGTCACCTCGGGGCGAATTCCCCCGACCCGAATTGAGGCATCGCTACGGCGAATTCAACGGGCTAAGGCGCGCTTGAGCAAGCTGACCATTGATTTAGACTACCTGCAAACCACACCGGCGGTGGCGGTTGCTGCCGCCATCCAAAAAGAAAGCCTGCAACGGGCGGGTCAGACCCTGCGGCCAACAACGGCTGGAATCAACTGTCTGATTGTCGATGATGCGCTGCGAGCGAGCTTCTTGGGGCGTACTTGTCCTGCTTTGACCCTACCCCCCCAGTGGGGGTTCCACCAGCGATGGGTCGTGGATCAGTTTACCCCCCCGGAAGCGATCGCCGCCCTCCCCCCCCAGCCAACCCTAGTGCAGGTGTTCAGTCGTGGTAACCCCTTTCGCGGTAAAGCCGGACTCAGCCCCAGCGCGATCGCCACCCTAGAGCATCTCCAGCAGCAGGGCGCAATTGCCGCCCTTGTGGTCTATGGCAGCCCCTATGCCTATGCGGACATTGCCGCAACCATGCCCGCCGACCTACCGCGGGTCTTCAGCTATGGCCATGCTCCCGCAGCCCAAGCCATTGCCTTAGAGGCCCTAGGCAACGGTTAGATCATTAGTACTCCGGCTCCTCTTCCTGTTGCCGCTGCTCGAGCTTCATGGGCTGGGGTTCCTCCCACAAATCGGCATCCGGATCCGCCTCTGGTAAATCAACCGGAATGGCCTTGGCCGGTGGTTTGACTTTCCGTGGCCGTACTGGTGGCTCGTACTCGTACTCGTCCTCGTAGGTAGCATCGTACTCGTCATACTCCGGTTGACGACGGCGGCGACGGGGAGGCTCCTCTCCCCAGTCTTGTTGGTAGTCAGTGCGGCTGCGTTGGGGTGGATAAACCGGCGATCGCGCCCCGGAGGGTAACTGGTTGCTGGCGGGGGTTACGGGTTGGTAGTATTCGTCCTCGTCGGTTTCCCATGGGGGTGCGCCTAGTCCTACCCGTTCTAAGAGGCCAACCGTCAACTGTTGGAGACGGGTCTCGGCACCTTCAAACACAATAATGCGATCTGGGCCGGTACTGACAATTTCTTCCACCGGCAGGTCGTAGGTGCTAATGAGTTGCGATGGAATCCACGGTAGCCCCAAGGAGGCCAAAATTAAGTCGGTGATGGCACCCGTCTCAGGATCAAACTTAAAGCCGCGCACCTTACCGAGAATTTCGCCCGTTTCGGTCACAATTTCGTTGTCAATGAGGGTGCTGTAGTTATAGGTATTCACCGACTCGATGGCATCGTCATTTTCAACAAGAATGACATCGCCAATTTGGCCAATGCTATCTAGGTGGACAAACCGTTGCTCGCCGGTAAACAGGGTATTGCGCACGCCCAAGGCGACCACTTGCCGCTGATCAATATCGACCCAAACTTGGTTAATGACCCCCAGTTTACGACCGGTGTCGCGGGTAATTACCTGTGTACCGATTAAGTCTGCCCGCTGCAGCAATTGCCCCGATATGGTCATGCCCGTGTGTATCCCAACGAATCTCAGTTATTACTATAGCGGCGATCGCCAAGCGAGGTGCTTAAACGTATTGCCCCGCCCCACGATTTAGCGCTGGTGCTTCTAGGGTAGCGCATTTAGTGGGGATACTCTAAATATAATTAACGGGTCACCCTATAATTAGACGGGTCACCATTGCGGCACAACACCTGTGGAGAAAGGCACCCTTATTGAGTTTCGGGTTCAGAATCAGCGGCGGTTGGCGGCCATCGATCGCCCCGAAGGGAAAAAGCTCTGGATTGCGATTGATCAGCATTTGCAACCCCACACCCTCCACCCGCGCCACATTACGTTTACGGTTCCCCACGAGCGGTTTCGCCCCCAAGATATTCCCGCGTTTTGGCGGCGGGTAGAACCCCTGCTGGATCCCGA harbors:
- a CDS encoding PRC-barrel domain-containing protein yields the protein MTISGQLLQRADLIGTQVITRDTGRKLGVINQVWVDIDQRQVVALGVRNTLFTGEQRFVHLDSIGQIGDVILVENDDAIESVNTYNYSTLIDNEIVTETGEILGKVRGFKFDPETGAITDLILASLGLPWIPSQLISTYDLPVEEIVSTGPDRIIVFEGAETRLQQLTVGLLERVGLGAPPWETDEDEYYQPVTPASNQLPSGARSPVYPPQRSRTDYQQDWGEEPPRRRRRQPEYDEYDATYEDEYEYEPPVRPRKVKPPAKAIPVDLPEADPDADLWEEPQPMKLEQRQQEEEPEY